A part of Aegilops tauschii subsp. strangulata cultivar AL8/78 chromosome 2, Aet v6.0, whole genome shotgun sequence genomic DNA contains:
- the LOC109752049 gene encoding uncharacterized protein, which produces MKKVKRWKKKRRLIPLLTDRYKRKLLEFFSTYDQTEDIFAFLRLVAATWLCLHRADYTEDIPGLGENDCVANWCLQHVTPRRVVAGRVQMWALAAALQVSLVLVQLNEEAPDDVYVSPGADAARVHVLFTVNHYDIIYPI; this is translated from the exons ATGAAGAAAGTAAAGAGATGGAAGAAAAAACGCAGATTGATCCCCCTATTAACTGACAG GTACAAGCGGAAACTTCTCGAGTTCTTCAGCACTTACGATCAAACAGAAGACA TTTTTGCTTTCCTCAGATTAGTAGCAGCTACCTGGTTGTGCTTGCACAGGGCGGACTATACAGAGGATATACCTGGACTTGGAGAAAATGACTGTGTGGCAAAT TGGTGCTTACAGCACGTTACTCCACGCCGCGTGGTGGCGGGCCGTGTTCAGATGTGGGCCTTGGCGGCTGCGCTTCAGGTGTCCCTCGTGCTTGTGCAACTCAATGAGGAAGCGCCTGATGATGTGTACGTTAGTCCTGGAGCTGACGCTGCGCGTGTGCACGTGCTGTTCACGGTCAACCACTACGACATCATCTACCCAATATAA